Proteins co-encoded in one Arachis hypogaea cultivar Tifrunner chromosome 13, arahy.Tifrunner.gnm2.J5K5, whole genome shotgun sequence genomic window:
- the LOC112736837 gene encoding glutamate-1-semialdehyde 2,1-aminomutase, chloroplastic has translation MAAATAISGVGLTLGISTSTVRSRTSLVTMAVSLDEKTNKSLTLTKSQEAFTAAKELMPGGVNSPVRAFKSVGGQPIVIDSVKGSRMTDIDGNEYIDYVGSWGPAIIGHADDQVLAALSETMKKGTSFGAPCLLENSLAKMVISAVPSIEMVRFVNSGTEACMGVLRLARAYTGNEKIIKFEGCYHGHADPFLVKAGSGVATLGLPDSPGVPKGATYETLTAPFNDLSAVEKLFEDNKGEIAAVMLEPVVGNSGFIPPKSDFLSFLRKITKENNSLLIFDEVMTGFRLAYGGAQEYFGITPDLTTLGKIIGGGLPVGAYGGRRDIMEMVAPAGPMYQAGTLSGNPLAMTAGIQTLKRIKEAGTYEYLDKITGELVRGIVEAGKKAGHAICGGHISGMFGFFFTEGPVYNFADAKKSDTAKFAKFYWGMLAQGVYLAPSQFEAGFTSLAHSPDDIEKTIAAAEKVFREI, from the exons atGGCTGCTGCCACCGCCATTTCAGGAGTTGGCCTGACCTTAGGGATTTCCACCTCCACGGTTCGGAGTCGGACTTCATTGGTCACAATGGCCGTGTCTTTGGACGAGAAGACCAACAAGTCTCTCACACTAACTAAGTCCCAAGAAGCTTTCACTGCTGCCAAG GAATTGATGCCCGGAGGAGTGAACTCCCCCGTTCGTGCCTTTAAGTCGGTGGGAGGGCAACCAATAGTGATTGATTCAGTGAAAGGATCTCGCATGACGGATATCGATGGCAATGAGTACATTGACTACGTAGGTTCCTGGGGCCCTGCTATCATTGGTCATGCCGACGATCAGGTGCTTGCAGCTCTATCTGAAACAATGAAGAAGGGAACCAGTTTCGGTGCACCTTGTCTTCTGGAGAATTCCTTGGCTAAGATGGTTATTTCTGCAGTACCCAGCATTGAAATGGTTCGGTTTGTTAATTCAGGCACCGAAGCTTGCATGGGTGTGCTCCGTCTGGCTCGAGCTTATACCGGAAATGAGAAGATCATAAAATTTGAAGGATGTTATCATGGGCATGCGGATCCTTTTCTTGTTAAGGCAGGTAGTGGAGTTGCGACTTTAGGACTTCCTGACTCCCCTGGTGTCCCTAAAGGTGCTACCTATGAAACTCTTACAGCCCCCTTCAATGACTTGTCAGCTGTTGAGAAACTCTTTGAGGATAACAAGGGAGAGATAGCTGCAGTCATGCTTGAGCCTGTTGTTGGAAACTCTGGTTTCATTCCTCCTAAATCTGATTTTCTTAGTTTCCTGCGCAAAATCACCAAGGAGAACAATTCCCTTCTAATCTTTGATGAGGTTATGACTGGATTCCGTTTGGCATATGGTGGCGCTCAAGAATATTTCGGCATAACTCCTGATTTAACAACACTAGGAAAGATCATTGGTGGGGGTCTGCCTGTAGGAGCTTATGGAGGGAGGAGAGATATTATGGAGATGGTGGCACCTGCTGGACCTATGTACCAAGCCGGGACCTTGAGTGGGAACCCTTTGGCTATGACGGCAGGTATACAGACTCTGAAGCGCATTAAGGAGGCAGGAACTTATGAATATTTGGATAAAATTACAGGTGAGCTTGTTCGCGGCATCGTTGAAGCCGGGAAGAAGGCAGGCCATGCTATATGTGGTGGGCATATAAGTGGGATGTTCGGGTTTTTCTTCACAGAAGGACCTGTTTACAATTTTGCAGATGCCAAGAAGAGTGATACGGCCAAGTTTGCAAAGTTCTATTGGGGAATGTTAGCACAAGGTGTCTATTTGGCTCCTTCACAGTTTGAGGCTGGGTTCACCAGCTTGGCGCATAGCCCTGATGACATAGAAAAGACAATAGCAGCTGCAGAGAAGGTTTTCAGGGAGATCTGA
- the LOC112736838 gene encoding anaerobic nitrite reductase: MAFTAEQESLVVNSWNVLKNNSADHGLKFFLKIFSAAPEAKPLFSYLRDTSVPLEQNPKLKTHANLVFVMIAESAIQLRKAGKVTVGESNLKHLGVVHLKLGIQDAHFAVAKSALLETIKEGVGEQWSAALSDAWGVAYDQLVAAIKAEMK; this comes from the exons ATGGCATTCACGGCAGAGCAAGAATCCCTCGTGGTGAACTCATGGAATGTTCTCAAGAACAATTCTGCGGACCACGGTCTCAAGTTTTTCTTGaa aaTATTCAGTGCTGCCCCAGAAGCAAAGCCATTGTTCTCATATTTGAGAGATACAAGTGTTCCTTTGGAGCAAAACCCTAAGCTTAAGACACATGCCAACCTTGTCTTTGTCatg ATTGCTGAATCCGCAATTCAACTACGAAAAGCTGGAAAAGTGACGGTTGGAGAATCAAACTTGAAACATTTAGGCGTTGTTCATCTCAAACTTGGTATTCAAGATGCACACTTTGCG gtgGCAAAATCGGCACTTTTGGAGACTATAAAAGAAGGAGTTGGTGAACAATGGTCAGCAGCATTGAGCGATGCATGGGGAGTGGCTTATGATCAATTGGTTGCTGCCATCAAAGCTGAAATGAAGTAG
- the LOC112736840 gene encoding anaerobic nitrite reductase, which translates to MEFTEEQEALVVNSWDVLKNNSADLGLKFFLKIFSAAPAATALFSYLKDSKVPLDQNPKLKTHATIVFVMIGESAIQLRKTGKAMDESDLKHLGAVHFKFGVLHEHFQVAKKALLETIKEGAGELWSPALSNAWGVAYDHLVASIESQIK; encoded by the exons ATGGAATTCACTGAAGAGCAAGAAGCCCTTGTTGTCAACTCATGGGATGTTCTCAAGAACAATTCTGCTGACCTTGGTCTCAAGTTTTTTTTGAA AATATTTAGTGCTGCTCCAGCAGCTACTGCATTGTTCTCATATTTGAAAGACTCAAAGGTTCCGTTGGACCAAAATCCTAAGCTCAAGACTCATGCCACCATTGTTTTTGTCATG ATTGGTGAATCAGCAATTCAACTCAGAAAAACTGGAAAAGCCATGGATGAATCTGACTTGAAACATTTAGGTGCTGTTCATTTCAAATTTGGTGTACTACATGAGCATTTCCAG GTGGCAAAGAAGGCACTGTTGGAGACAATAAAAGAAGGAGCAGGTGAATTATGGTCACCGGCACTCAGCAATGCATGGGGAGTAGCTTATGATCACCTTGTTGCATCCATTGAAtctcaaattaaatga